A DNA window from Candidatus Sulfidibacterium hydrothermale contains the following coding sequences:
- a CDS encoding mechanosensitive ion channel family protein: protein MNLYLKNLTVYLIHLFQKAGMSPNWAETTGETLSLILLFLFSYIIFRLTWSGMKKILIPVFRRSRNQFDDLLVKHRLFRRISYLVPTLILYYFAQDSVYSLPVLISIIQRTLEVTFVVIIILVIDSLLSTLNDYYNRFEFSKDHPITGLIQIVKIIIYFFGLLFAIATLLHRDLSTLFVGLGTLSAILMLIFRDPILGFVGGLQLTFNKMIRIGDWISMPQYHADGTVMEITLTTIKIQNWDKTIVTVPTYSLVSNSFQNWRGMEEAGGRRIKRAVYIDMDSVHFVTQEELEKFKEIKILKPYLEKKEKEIQEYNQKFQVDPSVVVNGRRQTNLGIFRAYLKAYLQHREDIRKDMTFLVRQLPPSEKGIPIEIYVFTKTTAWAEYEDIQADIFDLILAVLPEFGLRVYQFPKSGDLAQLGTKQTNIG from the coding sequence ATGAATCTTTACCTGAAAAACCTTACCGTTTATCTTATTCATTTATTTCAAAAAGCCGGAATGTCGCCCAACTGGGCCGAAACCACCGGGGAAACGCTCTCACTTATCCTGCTCTTTTTGTTTTCATACATCATCTTTAGACTCACCTGGAGCGGAATGAAAAAGATACTGATTCCGGTTTTCAGGCGCTCACGTAACCAGTTTGACGATTTGTTGGTAAAACACCGTTTGTTTCGAAGAATCTCGTATCTCGTCCCTACGCTTATTCTCTACTATTTTGCACAGGACAGTGTTTATTCGCTTCCGGTTCTTATCAGCATTATCCAGCGAACCCTGGAAGTTACTTTTGTGGTTATTATCATTCTGGTCATCGACAGCCTTTTATCTACCCTGAACGACTATTATAACCGGTTTGAATTTTCAAAAGACCATCCCATTACCGGGCTGATACAAATTGTAAAAATCATCATTTACTTTTTCGGGCTCCTGTTTGCCATTGCCACGCTTTTACACCGCGATTTAAGCACCCTGTTTGTCGGACTGGGAACTCTTTCTGCTATTTTGATGTTGATTTTCCGCGATCCGATTCTCGGATTTGTAGGCGGACTGCAACTCACCTTTAACAAAATGATTCGTATCGGCGACTGGATCAGCATGCCGCAATACCATGCCGACGGTACCGTTATGGAAATTACGCTGACTACCATTAAAATTCAAAACTGGGACAAAACCATCGTCACCGTACCCACTTACAGCCTGGTTTCCAACTCTTTCCAAAACTGGCGAGGGATGGAAGAAGCCGGCGGAAGACGAATTAAACGAGCGGTGTACATCGACATGGACAGTGTACATTTTGTAACGCAGGAAGAGCTGGAAAAATTCAAAGAAATTAAAATCCTGAAGCCCTACCTTGAGAAAAAAGAAAAAGAGATTCAGGAGTATAACCAAAAATTTCAGGTAGACCCGTCGGTGGTGGTCAACGGACGACGGCAAACCAATCTTGGCATTTTCAGGGCTTACCTGAAAGCTTATCTGCAACACCGCGAAGACATTCGAAAAGACATGACTTTCCTGGTAAGACAACTGCCCCCGTCAGAAAAAGGAATTCCCATAGAAATTTATGTTTTTACCAAAACCACGGCCTGGGCAGAATATGAAGACATCCAGGCAGATATTTTTGATTTGATTTTAGCCGTCTTGCCCGAATTCGGTTTGCGGGTGTACCAATTTCCCAAAAGCGGCGACCTGGCTCAATTAGGAACAAAACAGACAAACATCGGATAA
- a CDS encoding DUF554 domain-containing protein — MIGTLVNVATVIVGSLTGLLLKSRLPDRFIKIFFQVIGLFTLYLGVSMALKSTHVLQMVFSLIIGAVIGESLHLDRGLEKMADVIKKRFKSKNERFTDGLLTAFLLYCMGSLTILGAIEEGMNGDPHLLLIKSLMDGVSSIALASGLGIGVLFSAVPLLIFQGGITLLAMWLGDFFPAVMITELSAVGGILLLGLGIDILGIKKIKVINMLPALVVIVFLIWLFPGTGV, encoded by the coding sequence ATGATTGGAACTTTAGTTAACGTAGCTACAGTAATTGTCGGCAGTCTGACCGGTCTTCTTCTGAAAAGCCGGTTACCCGACCGGTTCATTAAAATATTTTTTCAGGTTATCGGTTTATTTACGCTTTATCTCGGTGTTTCCATGGCCTTAAAATCCACCCATGTTTTACAGATGGTTTTCAGCCTGATCATTGGTGCTGTTATCGGAGAAAGTCTTCACCTGGACCGCGGACTGGAAAAAATGGCCGATGTGATAAAAAAACGGTTTAAAAGTAAAAATGAACGTTTTACCGACGGATTGCTTACGGCATTCCTGCTCTATTGTATGGGTTCGTTAACCATTCTGGGAGCCATTGAAGAGGGAATGAACGGTGATCCGCACCTGCTGTTAATTAAATCGCTGATGGATGGTGTTTCTTCCATTGCACTGGCATCAGGACTTGGTATTGGCGTTTTATTCTCTGCCGTTCCGCTGCTTATTTTTCAGGGAGGCATTACGTTGCTGGCCATGTGGCTGGGCGATTTTTTCCCGGCGGTTATGATAACCGAACTATCGGCGGTCGGAGGAATTCTTTTGCTGGGACTTGGTATTGATATTTTGGGAATCAAAAAAATAAAAGTCATTAACATGCTGCCTGCACTGGTGGTGATTGTTTTCCTGATCTGGCTTTTCCCCGGAACGGGAGTATAA
- a CDS encoding deoxycytidylate deaminase: MGKKSAKFDKSYLEMAHVWAKNSYCKRRQVGALIVKDRMIISDGYNGTPSGFENVCEDETGTTKQYVLHAEANAITKVAQSNNSSKGATLYVTDSPCIECSKLIIQAGISRVVYDRKYRITDGLDLLRRAGVDVEQLNISGE, encoded by the coding sequence ATGGGGAAAAAAAGTGCAAAGTTTGATAAAAGTTATTTGGAAATGGCCCACGTGTGGGCAAAAAATTCGTATTGTAAACGTCGGCAGGTGGGGGCTCTGATCGTAAAAGACCGTATGATTATTTCAGATGGTTACAACGGAACCCCTTCGGGGTTTGAAAATGTATGCGAAGATGAAACCGGAACGACCAAGCAATATGTTTTACATGCCGAAGCCAATGCCATCACCAAGGTAGCCCAATCGAATAACAGCAGCAAAGGAGCTACGTTATATGTAACTGATTCGCCTTGTATTGAATGTTCCAAGCTGATTATTCAGGCAGGAATCAGCCGGGTGGTATATGACAGAAAATACCGTATTACTGATGGCTTGGATTTGTTGCGTCGTGCAGGCGTTGATGTAGAGCAGCTCAATATTTCCGGAGAGTAA